The region GGACTTGCCAGCCATCCGCAGCATGAGTTGGCCAAGAGCCAGATGACCGGGGGCTTCGGCTCGGTTTTGTCGGTGCTTTTCAAAGGTGGCAAGGACGCGGCCCTCAAGTCTGTAGGAGCCCTTGACCTCTTCCAACGGGCCACTTCCCTCGGCGGCACGGAAAGTCTTGTCGAGCATCGCCAGACGATCGAGGGCCCCGACTCAGGCATCCCGGACAATCTGCTCAGGCTTTCCGTCGGCATCGAGCATATCGACGATCTGATTGCGGATCTCGACCAGGCACTCTGATCTGCCGGTCGTCAGGCGTCGGCCTGCTCGGCCCTCAGGGCGCGCAACCAAGACATAAAGGCTTTCAGGGGCGGGCGTTTGACGCCCGGCCGCGTCACCAGGTGATACCCGGTTCCAGGCGACACGCCGTCCTCGAAAAGGACCCTCATGTTGCCGGCTTCGATGTCCGGCTCGATGAACACTTTCGCGGTTGCCGATATGCCGTCGCCTCGGCGCAGCCCCTCCAGAACCATGTAGCCGGGCAAGTGGATCGTGCTCAGTTTCCCTGTCGGAAACACTCCCTGCTGTTCCATCCAGATCGTCAGTTCATTGGTGCCGTATTCCTGGAGCCAGGGAAACTCCAGAAGATCTTCCGGTTTCTCGATGACGCGGTCTCCGATCAGGCAGCTCGCCCCGACAACGGCGAAGTTTGTGGGAACCAGGAGCTCCGATTCCAGACCCGGCCAGTTCCCTTTGCCGAATCGAACTGCGAGATCGACGCCGCCCGGCTTCAGCTCGACAACTTCCGCAGTCGGGTTGAGCATCAGCTCGATATCCGGATGTTTGTGCCGGAAGTCGCTGATGCGCGGCATCAGCCAGCTGATGGCAAAGGAGGGTGTCGTGGTAATATTCAGCGGGCGGGCCGTGTCTTCCTGCAAAAGCCCGTCAATCGTTTCACGGATCTTCTCAAACCCGTCACTTACCCCCTCGAAGAGCTGCTCACCTTCCGGTGTGAGCGCTATCCCTCGCCCCTCCCGCACGACCAATTGAAGCCCGAGGAATTTCTCCAGGCTCCTGACCTGCTGGCTGACCGCCGCATGAGTGACATTCAGCTCACGCCCGGCCGCGGACAGGCTTTTCGTTTCCGCCACGGCAGAAAACGTCTTCAAACTCGTCAGGGATGGAATAGAGCGCCAATCCATATGTAACTTCACCTTACAGTTTGAAAATCTTCCTGACTGGCATTTTGCCCGACTATCGGCCACATTCCCTTCAGACACACCAGCAAGGGATGTAAGGCCATGTTTGATATTTACGCACGTAGCTTCCTGGAAGCAACCCGCTCTTCCGTTAACTCCCGGACTGAACCGCGCACGCAGCGCCATCAGGATGCCGGAAGCGCGAAGCGCGAACGGCATTCGCGCCTGTGGTTGCGCGGGCCCTACTGGATTTGAGCGGTATTGGCTGACAGATCGCAGTGAATGCCCTAAAACCATGACGAACCATTTTAATTGAAAGGCCCGGATAACCTCCGGGCCTTGTTCTGCAAAAGGAGCGTCTTCATGGCAAAGGTTGCATTCATCGGTCTGGGTGTCATGGGATACCCGATGGCTGGCTACCTGAAAACCAAGGGCGGCCACGAAGTTACCGTCTACAACCGCACGACGGCAAAGGCGGAAAAATGGGTGGCCGAATATGGCGGAAGCCACGCCCAAACGCCGAAGGAAGCCGCCGAAGGCTGCGACTTTGTTTTCTCCTGCGTCGGCAATGACGAAGACCTGCGCTCCGTCACCACAGGTCCGGACGGTGCTTTTCACGGCCTGAAGGAAGGCGCGATTTTCGTCGACAACACGACCGCCTCCGCCGAAGTCGCCCACGAGCTCTGCGCCGCGGCCAGGGAAAAAGGCTGCGGTTTCATCGATGCGCCGGTGTCCGGCGGCCAGGCCGGCGCCGAAAACGGCGTTCTCACGGTGATGTGCGGCGGCGATCAGGATGTCTTCGACAAGGCCAGGCCGGTGATCGAGTGTTTTGCGAAATCCGTCGGCCTGATGGGGGAAGCGGCGCTGGCCAATTGACCAAGATGGTCAATCAGATCTGCATTGCCGGGCTGGTTCAGGGCCTCTCCGAAGCCATCCATTTCGCCAAGAAGGCGGATCTCGATGTCGAGAAAGTCATATCCGCAATCAGTGGCGGTGCCGCCCAATCCTGGCAGATGGAAAACCGCTGGGAGACCATGACCAACGGCAAGTTCGACTATGGCTTCGCCGTCGACTGGATGCGCAAGGATCTCGGCATTTGCCTCAAGACCGCGAATGATACCGGTGCCCGTCTGCCGGTGACGGCTCTGGTCGATCAGTTCTACGCCGAGGTCCAGGCCATGGGCGGCAAACGCTGGGACACCTCCAGTCTCATTGCCCGACTGGAGCATGCCGACAGAAAGTAGCATTGGCATGTCTGCGCAGGAACCGAGCCAGGAATGGTCGGCCGCCGCGGTGCTTGCCGAGTTGCAGGTTTCCGGGTCGCAAGAGAACCGCGCCGGCATGGCGCGGTTCGGCATCGATGCATCCAGCGCGTTCGGCGTTCCCATGTCGGTCCTCAGGCCCCTTGCCCGCAGGATCGGCATGTCGCCGCAACTGGCAGACGAACTCTGGGAAACCGGCCGACACGAAGCCCGGCTGCTCGCCATCCTACTGACGCCGCCCGAATCCCTGGCTCCCGATCGTGCAATGGCCTGGATGGAGGATATCCGTTCCTGGGACCTTTGCGATCAGTTCGCCAACGTGCTTGCCAGGCGCCCGGGCTCGGATCAACTGGTGCCGGTTCTGGTTGCCGATGAGCGGGAATTCGTCCGCCGAGCGGGCTTCGCCCTCATGGCCTGGCGTGCGGTTCATGCCAAGACTGTACCGGACACCGAGTTCCTGAATTATCTCAACCTGATACGAGCGCAGTCTACCGATGAGCGAAACTTCGTCTGGAAAGCCGTTCACTGGGCGCTGAGACAGATCGGCAAACGCTCCGCCGCGTTGCATGACCCTGCGCTCGACCTTTCCCGGCAACTCTGCGAATCTCAGAACAAGACGTCCCGCAGGATCGGTAGAGAAGCGCAAAAAGAGCTTTCGTCAGAGAAGGTCCTGACCCGGCTGAAAAAGCTGCCGGAGCCGTAGGCCACTCTATTGTTGCCCTGCTGCTTCCCTGGCGATTGCGTCGAGCAATGCGTTGACGTCCGCAATGGCCGTCCGGGACGTGTCCGATCCAGTCTCGGCGAGTTTACGGAAACCGACCGTTACCTTGCCCGGAGCATCTGCGGTCTCATAGACGAACAGCGTGTAAGGACAGTAGGCGATATTCGCCGGGTCGGCTTCCATCGCCTTCCTCGACAGGTTGGCCGAGCAGAACAGCATCGCCTGGGCGTTGGCGAAGACCTGCTTCTTCCCACCCACGTCTTGCGCTGTACGTTCCAGCATATCGCCGATATGCGAGACATAGTCGATGACAAGACCGCGATTGACGATGGCGTTTTCAAGTTCAAAGCGGATATCGTCGAATGCCGCGGACGCCTCGTAGGCCGTTACCCCTTCGGGCACGGACTGAGCAGCGGAGATCGCAGTTCCGCAGATCAGTATGCCGGCGGCTGCGGCAACGGTCTGAACACTTTTCCTCAGTTCTATCCACATGTGACGTCCTCCCAACAAAACCGAGGAGCAGATTACGCTGCTCCTCGCGTGGACGCCATTGATACATCTCAAACTTTGAATATTTCCGTCCGGCGGGCCGTCCTTACACCTCAACCTCAACCATGCCGATCGGATTGGAGCAGCAGGCCAGGATGTAACCGGCTTCGACGTCGTCATCACTGATGCCGCCGGAATGAACCATATGCACGTCTCCGGCAAGCTTCTTCACCTTGCACGTGCCGCAGACGCCAAAGGTGCAGCCTGAGGGAATATTGAGACCGGCGTTCTTTGCGACCGCCAGAACGGTGTCGGTTTGCGTACACCAGGCGGATACCTTCGAATTGGCGAAAACGATCTGCGCCTGGATGTCGTCCTGCGGCACGAGGTCGTCGAATTCGGTGAGTTCTTCCCGCGTTTCGGCAGGTGCCTGGAAGCTTTCCTGATGGTAGCGTTCCATATCGAAGCCAAGCGCGTTCAAAATCTCGCGCACGGCGTTCATGAACCCCTCCGGCCCGCAGCAATAGACGTCCCGCTCAAGGTAGTCGTTGCACATCAGACCCAGCATCAGCTGATTGAAGTGGCCCCGATAGCCGGTCCAGACCTCATAGGGATCATTCCTGCTGACGACGAAATGCAGCTGCAGGCCGTTCACCCGGCTGGCCATGTATTCCAGCTTCTTGCGGAAGATCAGCTCAACGGGCCGGTTGGCGCACTGGATGAAGCAGATGTCCGGATCCTCGCCCCGCTCGAAAAGGGTCGTGGCCATGGACATCATCGGAGTGACGCCCGAGCCTGCCGAGATGAAGAGATACTTGCCGTCCGGACTGGGCGGCAAATGGAAAAGACCGGCCGGCCCGTAGGCCTTGATCCGCATGCCCGGAATCAGGTGGTCCAGCATCCAGCGCGTACCGATACTGTCCTGCTGAGCCCTTACGGTGACGGAAAGATAGGCGTTCGACACCGGCGACGAAGAGATGGTGTAGGTTCGCTGCACGTTGCCGCCCGGAACCGGCAGATCCAGCGTGATGAACTGGCCGGCTCTGTAAACGAAGGTCGCTCCGGAGGGCGGCCGAAAGACGAATGTCTTGACATCCGGCGCTTCCGGCAACACGCCGACACACTCCAGGGTCTCGCTGTCGTTCCACACGGGCGTGTCACGCCCAGGCATAGGAATCATTTGTCTACTCCGCCGCTACGCGGAACCGGCCTAGAAGGCTGTTTTCCAGCGTGCGGGTATACCAGTCGATGAATTGAATGACGCCGCTCTCCTGCGCCGTGGAATATGGCCCCGGCTGATAAGCGGGTGAGTTGATGCCGATCTGGTTCTCTTCCACGATCCGACGGTCTTCGTCATTGGTGGCGATCCAGACTTCCGTCAGGCGCTGCAGGTTGTAGTCAGCGTCCGCTTCGGCATCCTTGTGGACCAGCCACGTGGTGGTGACTTCCGTCTCCTGCGGCCCGACGGGAATCACACGGAACGTCAGCACATGGTCCGACAGGAAGTGGTTCCAGGTGTTCGGGTAGTGAAAGAACAGGCAGGAACCGGCATTGTCGAACGGAATGGACCCGATTTTCTTGGATACGGCCGCCTTGCCGTCCATGGTGTAGCTGACCGCATCTCCGAGGAACGGAATACGGACAAAGCGCCACTGCTCGGAAGGCGAGACCAGGTATTTCGATGGCAACCCCGCTTGTTCGCAGCGTTCCACATGGGCTTTACCGTGATTGGATGCAGCGGTGTCCCCTCCGCCGATTAGATTTGGGTCGTCCGGGAATGTGCGGCAGAGCGAAGGATGCGATCCGGAGCAGTGATAGCACTCGCGATTGTTCTCGAGCACCAGCTTCCAATTGGCCTTTTCGGTGATGGTCGACTGGTAGGCCACTTTGAGGTTGCCCAGATCGTGAGGGCCGAGATAGCGCGCGGCCTGCTTCTGCAGGTCGGAGGCATCCGGCGCAACAGCGGCAAGACAGATGAACACCATGCCGGCAACGTTCAGGCAATGCACTGGCTTGAGGCCGTGATCGGCGGGCTTGAACTCCGGGCCCATTTCCCGCGCCCAGAGCAGCTTGCCGTCGAGTTCATATGTCCACTGATGATAGGGGCAGACCAGCTTTGGCGCCGATCCCTTGGCACTGGAGCAGATACGGCTGCCCCTGTGCCGGCACGAATTGTGAAAGGCACGAATCTCACCGTCTGAGCCGCGGACGATAATCACGGGATAAGCGCCGACCTGAAGGGTGATGTAGTTACCCGACTTCGGAATCTCTGCCGAAGGCACGGCAAAAATCCATTCCTTCTGCCAGAGGTTTTTCATATCTGCCTGAAAAACGTCGG is a window of Roseibium salinum DNA encoding:
- a CDS encoding LysR substrate-binding domain-containing protein, with protein sequence MPFALRASGILMALRARFSPGVNGRAGCFQEATCVNIKHGLTSLAGVSEGNVADSRAKCQSGRFSNCKVKLHMDWRSIPSLTSLKTFSAVAETKSLSAAGRELNVTHAAVSQQVRSLEKFLGLQLVVREGRGIALTPEGEQLFEGVSDGFEKIRETIDGLLQEDTARPLNITTTPSFAISWLMPRISDFRHKHPDIELMLNPTAEVVELKPGGVDLAVRFGKGNWPGLESELLVPTNFAVVGASCLIGDRVIEKPEDLLEFPWLQEYGTNELTIWMEQQGVFPTGKLSTIHLPGYMVLEGLRRGDGISATAKVFIEPDIEAGNMRVLFEDGVSPGTGYHLVTRPGVKRPPLKAFMSWLRALRAEQADA
- a CDS encoding DNA alkylation repair protein, encoding MSAQEPSQEWSAAAVLAELQVSGSQENRAGMARFGIDASSAFGVPMSVLRPLARRIGMSPQLADELWETGRHEARLLAILLTPPESLAPDRAMAWMEDIRSWDLCDQFANVLARRPGSDQLVPVLVADEREFVRRAGFALMAWRAVHAKTVPDTEFLNYLNLIRAQSTDERNFVWKAVHWALRQIGKRSAALHDPALDLSRQLCESQNKTSRRIGREAQKELSSEKVLTRLKKLPEP
- a CDS encoding DUF302 domain-containing protein, whose translation is MWIELRKSVQTVAAAAGILICGTAISAAQSVPEGVTAYEASAAFDDIRFELENAIVNRGLVIDYVSHIGDMLERTAQDVGGKKQVFANAQAMLFCSANLSRKAMEADPANIAYCPYTLFVYETADAPGKVTVGFRKLAETGSDTSRTAIADVNALLDAIAREAAGQQ
- a CDS encoding hybrid-cluster NAD(P)-dependent oxidoreductase, with protein sequence MIPMPGRDTPVWNDSETLECVGVLPEAPDVKTFVFRPPSGATFVYRAGQFITLDLPVPGGNVQRTYTISSSPVSNAYLSVTVRAQQDSIGTRWMLDHLIPGMRIKAYGPAGLFHLPPSPDGKYLFISAGSGVTPMMSMATTLFERGEDPDICFIQCANRPVELIFRKKLEYMASRVNGLQLHFVVSRNDPYEVWTGYRGHFNQLMLGLMCNDYLERDVYCCGPEGFMNAVREILNALGFDMERYHQESFQAPAETREELTEFDDLVPQDDIQAQIVFANSKVSAWCTQTDTVLAVAKNAGLNIPSGCTFGVCGTCKVKKLAGDVHMVHSGGISDDDVEAGYILACCSNPIGMVEVEV
- a CDS encoding aromatic ring-hydroxylating oxygenase subunit alpha, translated to MLSDADVLSLLMGRRAGYSLPQAFYTDADVFQADMKNLWQKEWIFAVPSAEIPKSGNYITLQVGAYPVIIVRGSDGEIRAFHNSCRHRGSRICSSAKGSAPKLVCPYHQWTYELDGKLLWAREMGPEFKPADHGLKPVHCLNVAGMVFICLAAVAPDASDLQKQAARYLGPHDLGNLKVAYQSTITEKANWKLVLENNRECYHCSGSHPSLCRTFPDDPNLIGGGDTAASNHGKAHVERCEQAGLPSKYLVSPSEQWRFVRIPFLGDAVSYTMDGKAAVSKKIGSIPFDNAGSCLFFHYPNTWNHFLSDHVLTFRVIPVGPQETEVTTTWLVHKDAEADADYNLQRLTEVWIATNDEDRRIVEENQIGINSPAYQPGPYSTAQESGVIQFIDWYTRTLENSLLGRFRVAAE